CCCAGTTTGGGTATTTAAAAACTCATGACTTGGCAAATAAGAAATGCCAACCAAAAATCTGAGCTGTATCCAAAAACGGCTTGAACATTTCTATGCCAGCAGAAAACGCAGGAGAAATCTTTCAAGCTGAAACTGTTGCCTGCTTTtttgatatttcacaaaataagttaaaataagtttcatttaaaaaaaattattagtgttttatatatttaatatataagcCTTGTAGCAAGATTAGTACAAAGTTCAAAACCAGGAGGAAACAGCTgcttagtctttttttttttttttttaccaattgctaaatgtgctaaactAACTGCTTCCCTGCTTAGGCCAAGTTCTAGGAGGTAAAAGAACATCGTGAGGAACCTcacttaaatgttaaatatgaaaCCTGAAGCAAGCTTTTAGTTTAACCTAACagagaatgaaaacagaaagaagcagCAAAATGTATCCCTTCCTCCAATTATCAAAGTTTGCGCTAAGCTAACTTGCTAATGTACACTGCacacatttaagaaaaatattgatattgacTAATGTTGATAGATATTATAACCGCAAGTATCGAATTCAAcactcagacaaaaaaaaaagagcaaaccACTGCAAATCTAGCATTTTCTGTTTCCAGTCTGTATGCTAAGCTAGCTAACTGCCGGCTAACAGCCATTAAACTATAAATGTGTTGTGGCTGCAGCGTTCATGTTGGCTAATTCAGTTCAAGGAGAcagagtatttaaaaaaataataaaaccaacTAATTTATTTGTGTCAAACGGTACAGTAAGGTGATTCGGATTAGTCATGGTATCAGTGCTGGTATCGAGGTAAACCAAGGTCTTTAAAAAGTTTCCGTTTTAAAATCTTCCATCATGCCATCAGCACTTTctttaataaagaaaagaaaagtgctgGAGTGACCAGAATTTTCTCTGGTTACGTCAAGCATAGAGTATAGCGCTCCCCTTCTGTTCACCTGTTGCTTGCGCACTGCCACTGAGCTGGCTTGAAAAGGCTCTTGTACTTTCCTCATGGttacaagaaagacaaatttggctgaaatatatatgttttttccGATTATGGAAAACGTTGAAAAAAATCCTGCCTTTGAAACTAAAGGGAGTTCCATCCATCACTAGTAGGCTGTCGTAAAACTACCGTACAGTCGTACATGTCTGTCGAGTAGCTAACAGGAGGCTAGCTAACCAAACACATAACCTGATTAACTAAATTAACACTTATTAACCAGCTTGTTATGCAATGCTCTCTTGTGAGCTACAACTAGATTCTGAGGCTGTTTATTCCACATTTCAGCTGAAGATGGCGCGTCACGAAGcagcaataaataaacatcaaacatAATTATGCTAACAACAATCAACATCATGAGAAAGCGAGACCAGTGGCAGGACTAACCTGGATGTGAGAATGAAACTAACCAGGTAAGTAACAActgtctttttgctttgattgagTAATCGATTAAAATAACGGTTCaccttttcaataaataaacagaagcaaTTAAATATCTCCACCTAACATTCCTGAACGTGGCAGACTGGGgccaaatgttaaaaattttcGTAAAATATCATCTTGTAGGAGAGGGAGGGGAAGAAGTTTGTCCACAGGCTTCCACGGCTCACAGTCAGTAGCGGTGTGTAATGGCTCTGGGTAGCAACACAAAGCTGTTTGTGGCTTGCtcagaagattttgtttttaatgtgttggCCTAAGCAGGTTGATCAGAGTTGTTCCAATCCTCAGTGAGcttcacaaagaaaagaacaacaCACGTTGCTGGTGTTATTCACATCAGGATAGAGTAGTAAGCAGTCAGAATATGAGCCGTCAGTGAAAAGGAAAGGTCTCGGACACATTAGAAGGACACTTGATTGGAGCGTTATCTGGTCTTCCCCCATTGAGAGcttttcgtgtttcatggcacTTCCCTCCCTGAGTCTTCATCTTCCTCGCTGTGTGGAACCCGCTGAGTCAGCTTGCTCCCTCTCCGTTCACCTCGCTCCTTTCCTCACTTGGCACGTCCCCGGAGAAATCGCCGTCAAACTCCTCTCCTTCCACTAACGGAGACACGATCTCAGAGGGTGACGCCACCGCTGACCCCAGGGGGTGACGTCGATCCAACTGCGTCAAGAAGCTGCTTTCCAGCGCAGGAGGAGACACGGGAGAAAACGGCCCCACGGGCGAGTAGCGTTTTAAGGAAACGCCCTTTAGGTTAATTGCGAGTTCCAGAACCAGTTTCTTTGATGGCCGGCGACGGCAGGGGGGAGCAGCGGTCGCCTGAGGGGCGGCTGGGTCTGACCGGGGAACCCCGCCGACGGGCGACGGCGCCTCCGAGTCGGAACTGTTCACCGAGTGCGGGGACAGCGGCGACGCGGGGCTCTCAGGCGCGCTAGCCTGGAGGTCGACCGCAGCCGAGCACGAGCCTCCATCTTCAGCCGCGTCTCGCGCCGCGCCCAGGGGCCCCTCCTCCCTCACGGTGTGGTAGCTGTGGAGCCCCAGCGTGACCTGCGCGGGTTCGGCAGGATCCAGAAGGGCGGCGTGGGCCCTGGCTCGACCCGCGGGGCGGAACAGCCGGCTCCACAGCTGGCCGAGGCGCCGgcgggaggaggaagaggagaagcgGCGGGCCGAGTGACGCCTGATCTGCCTGCGCATCGCCAGCCGCAGGTTCTGGAGCATCGACGCCTGAATGCAGGGCGGGAACGGAAATAAAGGTTACGTCTGGTGCTGTGTCACCGTACAGTTCCTCGACGCAGATCCCATATGGTGTTACCTGGGTGGGGTTGTAGGCTGGGAAATCCTCCACCGGGGGGATGAGACCCTGGGCTATCAGCTGGCCATAGGAAGGGGGGGCTTCCCTCTGAACAAACTCTGCCTCCATGCGAGTCATCTGAGTCTCAAACGCTCTGCAATTAGAGCAACAGTGAGAAACGAGACAACCtgtttattatattaattattattattatttaattatgatCATTTCTTATTCCCACCAGCTCCAGTTAAAAGTATTAGACTCAATCAGGCGTTCCTGTGTGCTACAGCTTCTGccaagaagaaaacatgttgtactaaaaaataaataaagactaaaagCATCAACACTGATGCTATTCCTTGCATAAGTATTCattcacctttgaccttttcttcACTTTGGTTCATTACAACCACATGTTTGTTGAAATGTTATGAAGGGTCaatgatgaaatgttttaacataaaattatcTGCTGCATCCATGCAGTCCATCCAGTGGTGACCTCAAATGGGGGTCATGACCCTCTCTTGAAACACCGGCTCCCCCAGagaatcagataaaaaaacccATTTCTTCATCAATGAAGACACAAATTTAAAAcccaataaacaaataatttgacaccattttcaacaaatataacAACGGCAAAATAATAGAAGTTCACCCTTTcgaagatcaataaactttcatttctaaaggacgtttaacactggaactggaagacattttaaatatcctaaataaataaacaaaacaacatataaaatgGACACTgaagtctctaaacaaaatttgaCCTTCAAAAAAGggcaaattttttaaaatttgggcTACAATACGACCAGCCCTTTGGGAACAAAGGGCTGGTCGTATTgtagaccaaagcaccagacagggtttggtagaaaaacaaaccatcgTGCAAATGGAAACTATTGAgctggttttaatttatcaccCAATTAATCGTTTCACCGCTTAGGATTGCCAGATCGCTCACCTGTACTCTCGGTTCCTCAGCGAGTGCAGCTTGAGGGCGCAGCCGAGAGCGATGACCAGCAGCAGGCTGCAGACCAGGCTGCCGATCAGCGCCGCCGTGATCACCTTGCGGGGCACGGCGGCCAGGCAGTCCCTCTCGTCGCTGCCGTCCAGGCAGTCCTCCTGGCCGTCGCAGCGCCACGTCTCGAAGATGCACAGGTTGGTGCCGCAGTGGAAGTTTCCGGGCTGGCAGTCGTAGCAGTTCTTCTCGTCCGAGCCGTCCGGACACCTCTTCTGGTTGTTGCAGCGCTCGGACGCCGCGTAGCAcgcgccgccgccgcctcccTCGCACGGGAACTCCCCGTCCGGGCACACGGCGCAGGCCTCCTCGTCGCGGCCCGACGGGCAGTGCCAGTACCCGTCGCAGCGCTGGTGGTCGGAGTAGCAGCCCTGCTCGCTGCCGCACGGGTGCTCTCCGGGGAAACAGTAACCTTTGACCTGTGAGGTGGAGGAAAGGATATGACATCAAATAAATGTATAGGCTTTGCTTGGCTACACCGAAACAGGTCGTCATGACAACTGTGGCCCCAGAAAAATTTTTTATAGGGGTGGACAcagatatatatgtatataactttatttatttatttcataacttaATAGGTTATTATACTGTGGAAGTTATATTTAAAACGCATAACAGTATTTCACTAACACGTtggcaaaaaaagatttattaagAAAGATAACATAAAGTATAAGATTATGATTTGGGAGCATcagagatttaaaataaataaataaaacaactaaacaaacaaatctaTTTATTCTTAGTTTCTTATGGTATAGCAAATTGACCTTTGAGAGGAAGGGGTAGAATTCATAagattattttctcatttttagttCAAACTTTTGTTTCTATCAACATGTTCATTTTTAGACTGAATTAAATAAGctaacaaataaatacaaatctgtgGAACAATCTGTCTAAAAGAAACCAATGAGAGAAGATCAAATTTTActttcaagaaaataaaaaataataggCTATCAAGGTGTAATGAAGTACATTCACTTAGTAAAATCAATATACTTCTTTTTTATGTACAttgcctgttttgtgtttatctaTATTGATGGTTGATTGATGCTTACTTGCTTAAGGTGTAGCAAATTGACTTTTGAGAGAAGGGATTTAGATTATATATCAAAATCCAAATGTTGTTTATATCAACaccattttaaactgtaaaggaatgaaataaataaataatacatttatttagttgGGGGTAAGGGGTCATGGCCCCCACTAGTCACCCTCTTAGGGGCGCCACTGTGTCATGGAGCTTAGGAACGTCGAAGCACCTGATAGGTGGCGTTAAAGCCTCGCCCGGGGCTGTGAGGCTGCGCCATGTACAGGACACTCATCTGACCCCGGCTGGACTCCAGCAGCGCTGGCCGCCGGTTGTTGTGATGCGACAACACCTGTAAGAGATGCTCCGCCCGCTGCAGCAGGCCGTCGTAGACGTGGAGGGAATCCCCGGGCCCCAGCTGCAGGTCCAGCTGCAGCACGATGGGCTTGGGGTCCTGGGTGTCCAGCAGCCAGGAGCACCTCAACTCGGTGACGGAGCTCCGGTCAACGTGGAAGAAGTCCGGGGAGGCAAAGGAGCCGTAGAAGTTCCCCAGTCGCTTGCCGCAGGTGGTGTCCGGACAGCGCAGCTCGTCGCTCCCGTCGCGGCAGTCTCGGTCCCCGTTGCAGCGGAGCGCCGCGGGCAGGCAGCGGGTGGTCTGGGCCTCGGTGCACGGCAGGGAGCCTGGGGGGCAGAGGCTGGGGAGGGGCTCGGTGGGAAGCGGGAAGCAGCCGTGTTCATCTGTGGCGTCGCCGCACTCGTCCTGGCCGTTGCACTTCCAGGAGCGAGGGAGACACTTCCCGTTCCCGCACAGGAACTCGTCTGACTGGCAGCTGCTCTGACCGAGGTGACCTGCAGGGGGCAGAAACCCAGGCggagtccagctgtgtgtaAAAACCAGACCGTTGTTCTGCACTTAGCTCCATCCAGACGGTCTGGGCTCTCGGGCTGCTCTCTGGAGACGGCCACTCTGTTCAGTCTGACATTTTACCCAAAAGCCAAAGTTTGGTCGTGACATATGTAGGCCGCCGGTTTGATGCTGTAAAGCTTAAAGGAAATTTTCTATGCTGTGAACAAACATTCTCCACTTGAAGAAACATAACTGAcctgttcacttcctccgccgccattgctaaaactacaagcagactacaattctaaaacagaaaatccacaCTGACGTTGACAACTTCTGATTCTGTGTGCTGATTGGTtcggtagaaaaaaaaaatactgtatggAATCCAAGTAAACGAGAGAAAGCCCAGACCGTCTGTGAAGTGAGATTTTATCGAGCAGTGTCAGTGTGAATCCAGCCGCTCTGTGAAAGTTTCAGcagtttgttggagaacatcaGAGGAAAACAACAGGACATGCAGAATAATTACAAACTTCTCGCCaatttatacagtatataccaAATATATCATTCAAATtcattagggctgaaacgattaatcagattcatCGCGATGAATTGGTTACTGAAATAATTATCAACTAATTCAGTAACCGATTAATGGTTAACTTgagca
This genomic stretch from Xiphophorus hellerii strain 12219 chromosome 4, Xiphophorus_hellerii-4.1, whole genome shotgun sequence harbors:
- the lrp3 gene encoding low-density lipoprotein receptor-related protein 3; the encoded protein is MGPTQPPPPPPPPLLLLLLPLIGLLWCRCVPLCAAACTEQVEVHTERRGVLYSPAWPLNYPPGLNCSWHIQGSPGEVITISFRNFDLMESGGCSADWLLMTPTRSGESRLCGSVLPPPFISTRGRVWLYFHSGSNSAGQAQGFRLSYIRGHLGQSSCQSDEFLCGNGKCLPRSWKCNGQDECGDATDEHGCFPLPTEPLPSLCPPGSLPCTEAQTTRCLPAALRCNGDRDCRDGSDELRCPDTTCGKRLGNFYGSFASPDFFHVDRSSVTELRCSWLLDTQDPKPIVLQLDLQLGPGDSLHVYDGLLQRAEHLLQVLSHHNNRRPALLESSRGQMSVLYMAQPHSPGRGFNATYQVKGYCFPGEHPCGSEQGCYSDHQRCDGYWHCPSGRDEEACAVCPDGEFPCEGGGGGACYAASERCNNQKRCPDGSDEKNCYDCQPGNFHCGTNLCIFETWRCDGQEDCLDGSDERDCLAAVPRKVITAALIGSLVCSLLLVIALGCALKLHSLRNREYRAFETQMTRMEAEFVQREAPPSYGQLIAQGLIPPVEDFPAYNPTQASMLQNLRLAMRRQIRRHSARRFSSSSSRRRLGQLWSRLFRPAGRARAHAALLDPAEPAQVTLGLHSYHTVREEGPLGAARDAAEDGGSCSAAVDLQASAPESPASPLSPHSVNSSDSEAPSPVGGVPRSDPAAPQATAAPPCRRRPSKKLVLELAINLKGVSLKRYSPVGPFSPVSPPALESSFLTQLDRRHPLGSAVASPSEIVSPLVEGEEFDGDFSGDVPSEERSEVNGEGAS